A region from the Mycobacterium heidelbergense genome encodes:
- a CDS encoding DUF732 domain-containing protein encodes MTTGHPRSPKPRRPRSAGLAVAVALLGLAGAAAPAARADAVDNAFVAAVKAKGIDFPSPQAAIVAGHEVCDQLDLGMQKSDVASEVMNNSKLDGYHAGYFVGASVAAYCPRHRSST; translated from the coding sequence ATGACCACCGGCCACCCGCGCTCGCCCAAACCCCGGCGACCACGATCGGCCGGCCTTGCCGTGGCGGTCGCGCTGCTGGGCCTCGCGGGAGCGGCAGCCCCGGCCGCGCGCGCCGACGCGGTCGACAACGCGTTCGTGGCGGCGGTGAAGGCCAAGGGCATCGACTTCCCCTCGCCGCAGGCCGCGATCGTCGCCGGCCACGAGGTCTGCGATCAGCTCGATCTCGGCATGCAGAAGTCCGACGTGGCGTCCGAGGTGATGAATAACAGCAAGCTCGACGGCTATCACGCCGGGTACTTCGTCGGCGCGAGCGTCGCCGCGTACTGCCCGAGGCACCGCTCGTCGACCTGA
- the pstS gene encoding phosphate ABC transporter substrate-binding protein PstS, producing the protein MRVNRFGVASVLAAGAVLLSACGGDNNGTGGSATGESSAKVACGGKPTLKASGSTAQLNAMDRFVKAFEQACPGQTLNYTPNGSGAGISEFMGNQTDFGASDSPLSKDEYARGQQRCGSPVWNLPMVFGPIAIAYNVNGVTSLNLDGPNAARIFSGGISTWNDPAIQVLNPGVALPAEPIRVVFRSDESGTTDNFQKYLDTASNGEWRKGAGKKFNGGVGEGARGNDGAAAAVKTTEGSITYIEWSFAQAQQLNMARVVTSADPDPVAISTDSVGKTISAAWFIKEGNDLALDTISFYRPNQPGSYPIVLATYEVVCSKYPDPQVGSAVKAFLQSTIGAGQNGLADNGYVPIPNEFMSRLSTAVDAVS; encoded by the coding sequence GTGCGAGTCAATCGGTTTGGCGTCGCGAGCGTCCTGGCCGCGGGCGCGGTGCTGCTGTCGGCGTGTGGCGGTGACAACAACGGCACCGGGGGAAGCGCGACGGGCGAGTCGTCGGCGAAGGTGGCCTGCGGCGGCAAGCCGACCCTGAAGGCCAGCGGCTCCACGGCGCAGCTCAACGCGATGGACCGTTTTGTCAAGGCCTTCGAACAAGCCTGCCCGGGCCAGACCCTGAACTACACGCCCAACGGCTCCGGCGCGGGGATCAGCGAATTCATGGGCAACCAAACCGATTTCGGCGCCTCCGACTCGCCGCTGAGCAAGGACGAGTACGCCAGGGGGCAGCAGCGGTGCGGTTCGCCGGTGTGGAACCTGCCGATGGTGTTCGGGCCCATCGCCATCGCCTACAACGTTAACGGTGTGACGTCGTTGAACCTCGACGGCCCGAACGCGGCCAGGATCTTCAGCGGGGGCATCTCGACCTGGAACGATCCCGCGATCCAGGTGCTGAACCCGGGCGTGGCCCTGCCCGCCGAGCCGATTCGCGTCGTGTTCCGCAGCGACGAGTCCGGCACCACGGACAACTTCCAGAAATATCTCGATACCGCGTCCAACGGCGAGTGGCGCAAGGGCGCCGGGAAGAAGTTCAACGGCGGTGTCGGCGAGGGCGCCAGGGGCAACGACGGCGCCGCCGCGGCCGTCAAAACCACCGAGGGGTCGATCACCTACATCGAATGGTCGTTCGCCCAGGCCCAACAGCTGAATATGGCCAGGGTCGTGACGTCGGCGGATCCGGACCCGGTGGCGATCAGCACCGACTCGGTGGGCAAGACGATTTCCGCCGCCTGGTTCATCAAGGAGGGCAACGACCTCGCCCTCGACACGATCTCGTTCTACCGGCCCAACCAGCCCGGCTCCTACCCGATCGTGCTGGCGACGTATGAGGTCGTGTGCTCGAAGTACCCCGACCCGCAGGTCGGTTCCGCCGTGAAGGCGTTCCTGCAAAGCACGATCGGCGCCGGCCAGAATGGCCTGGCGGACAACGGATATGTCCCCATCCCGAATGAGTTTATGTCGCGCTTGTCGACCGCGGTCGACGCCGTCTCGTGA
- the nei2 gene encoding endonuclease VIII Nei2 produces the protein MPEGDTVWHTAAVLRQHLAGRTLTRCDVRVPRFATVDLTGQVVDEVISRGKHLFIRVGRASIHSHLKMDGSWRVGNRPVRVDHRARIILEANGIRAVGVDLGVLEIVARDRDGDAVAHLGPDLMGEDWDPARAAANLSSRPDRPIAEALLDQRVLAGIGNVYCNELCFVSGHLPTAPVGAVADPRRLASRARDMLWANRFRWNRCTTGDTRADRRLWVYGRAGQPCRRCGARIDYDDTGDRVAYWCPSCQR, from the coding sequence ATGCCCGAGGGCGATACCGTCTGGCACACGGCGGCCGTGCTGCGACAGCACCTGGCCGGGCGGACCCTGACACGCTGCGACGTCCGGGTGCCGCGGTTCGCCACCGTCGACCTCACCGGACAGGTGGTGGACGAGGTGATCAGCCGGGGCAAGCACCTGTTCATCCGCGTCGGGCGGGCCAGCATTCACTCGCACCTGAAGATGGACGGCAGCTGGCGGGTCGGCAACCGGCCGGTGCGGGTGGATCACCGGGCACGAATCATTTTGGAAGCAAACGGGATTCGCGCGGTCGGCGTCGACCTCGGGGTATTGGAGATCGTGGCACGCGACCGGGACGGCGACGCGGTCGCCCACCTGGGGCCCGACCTGATGGGCGAGGACTGGGACCCCGCGCGCGCCGCCGCCAACCTGAGCAGCCGCCCGGACCGGCCGATCGCCGAGGCGCTGCTCGACCAGCGGGTGCTGGCCGGGATCGGCAATGTCTACTGCAACGAACTCTGTTTCGTCAGTGGACATCTGCCCACCGCGCCGGTCGGCGCGGTGGCCGACCCGCGTCGGCTGGCCTCCCGCGCGCGAGACATGCTGTGGGCCAACCGCTTCCGCTGGAACCGCTGCACCACCGGCGACACGCGGGCGGACCGGCGGCTGTGGGTCTACGGGCGAGCCGGGCAGCCCTGCCGTCGCTGCGGCGCCCGCATCGACTACGACGACACCGGTGACCGGGTGGCGTATTGGTGCCCGTCCTGTCAGCGCTGA